The proteins below come from a single Microbulbifer sp. Q7 genomic window:
- the galU gene encoding UTP--glucose-1-phosphate uridylyltransferase GalU, which produces MTAVKKAVIPVAGLGTRMLPATKAIPKEMLPIVDKPLIQYVVNEAVKAGIKEIVLVTHASKNAITNHFDTSFELEAQLENRLKRQLLDEVRAIIPRDVTVISVRQAEAKGLGHAIACARPVVGDNPFAVLLPDVLVDEYAADLTNTNLAAMVRNFEQTGASQIMVESVDWEDVSKYGVVDCLGADLKVGGVAKIDGMVEKPSVDAAPSNMAVVGRYVLPAEIWSLLDQTQPGAGGEIQLTDAIDELLKVQQVDAYRIVGHSHDCGNKLGYMKAQFEYGLHHPDIGAGLQEFLTKQKPRVEAVA; this is translated from the coding sequence ATGACCGCAGTAAAAAAAGCAGTCATCCCTGTTGCGGGTTTGGGGACCCGTATGTTGCCCGCCACCAAGGCCATCCCGAAAGAGATGCTGCCGATTGTGGACAAGCCGCTTATCCAGTACGTGGTAAATGAAGCGGTCAAAGCCGGGATCAAGGAAATTGTCCTGGTCACCCACGCCAGTAAAAACGCCATTACCAACCACTTCGATACCTCGTTTGAGCTGGAAGCCCAGCTGGAAAATCGCCTCAAGCGCCAGCTGCTGGACGAAGTGCGCGCGATCATCCCGCGTGATGTCACCGTGATTTCCGTGCGCCAGGCAGAGGCGAAAGGCCTCGGCCATGCCATTGCCTGTGCCCGCCCGGTGGTTGGCGACAACCCCTTCGCAGTGCTGTTGCCCGACGTGCTGGTGGATGAATACGCCGCCGACCTCACCAACACCAACCTCGCCGCGATGGTGCGCAACTTCGAGCAGACCGGTGCCAGCCAGATCATGGTGGAGTCCGTCGACTGGGAAGATGTGAGCAAATACGGCGTGGTGGATTGCCTGGGTGCAGATCTCAAGGTGGGTGGTGTTGCCAAGATCGACGGCATGGTAGAAAAGCCCAGCGTCGATGCCGCCCCCTCCAACATGGCCGTGGTTGGCCGCTATGTGCTGCCCGCCGAAATCTGGTCCCTGCTGGATCAAACCCAGCCCGGAGCAGGTGGTGAAATCCAGCTGACCGACGCCATTGACGAGCTGCTGAAAGTCCAGCAGGTCGATGCCTACCGCATTGTTGGCCACAGCCACGATTGCGGCAACAAGCTGGGTTACATGAAGGCCCAGTTCGAGTACGGCCTGCACCACCCGGATATTGGTGCCGGACTGCAAGAGTTCCTGACCAAACAGAAGCCACGGGTCGAAGCCGTCGCCTGA
- the gltX gene encoding glutamate--tRNA ligase, producing MTVRTRIAPSPTGDPHVGTAYIALFNQCFAQAQGGQFVLRIEDTDQARSTPESEQAILDSLRWLGLDWQEGPDVGGPHGPYRQSERGDIYKQYCDELVAKGHAFHCYRTAEELDQLRAQLQESGKVTLKPSDLALPAEEVEKRKAAGEPYVVRMNVPESGTCVVEDLLRGTIEIDWAQVDAQVLLKSDGMPTYHLANVVDDHLMEITHVLRGEEWINSAPKHKLLYEYFGWEMPVLCHLPLLRNPDKTKLSKRKNPTSILYYQRAGFMPEALLNYLGRMGWSMPDESEKFTLAEMLAHFDIQRVSLGGPVFDVEKLSWLNGLWIRELEDEQLADRLQQWLLNRENLLKVLPQAKGRMETFGDFLPLVSFLASGKLPLSEESFAGNKLALDDQKKLLQFTLWRLEALRSWSKDTIFATVKELSNQMDIKLKDFNAPLFVAISGTTASFSVMDAMELLGPDLSRARLRQAVEVLGGAGKKVLKRWEKEFASLG from the coding sequence ATGACCGTAAGAACCCGTATCGCGCCATCTCCCACCGGTGATCCCCACGTAGGTACCGCCTATATTGCCCTGTTCAACCAGTGCTTCGCCCAAGCCCAGGGCGGCCAGTTTGTACTGCGTATCGAAGATACCGACCAGGCGCGCAGCACCCCGGAATCCGAGCAGGCGATCCTCGACAGCCTGCGCTGGCTGGGGCTCGACTGGCAGGAAGGCCCGGATGTGGGCGGCCCGCACGGCCCCTACCGCCAGAGCGAGCGCGGCGACATCTACAAGCAGTACTGTGACGAGCTGGTCGCCAAAGGCCACGCCTTTCATTGCTACCGCACTGCGGAAGAATTAGATCAATTGCGCGCGCAGCTGCAGGAGTCCGGCAAGGTAACCCTCAAGCCGAGTGATCTCGCGCTGCCCGCGGAAGAAGTCGAGAAGCGCAAGGCGGCGGGTGAGCCCTACGTGGTGCGCATGAACGTGCCGGAGTCCGGCACCTGTGTGGTGGAAGACCTGCTGCGCGGCACCATCGAGATTGACTGGGCCCAGGTGGATGCGCAGGTGCTGCTCAAGTCCGACGGCATGCCCACCTATCATCTGGCCAACGTGGTGGATGACCACCTGATGGAGATCACCCACGTACTGCGCGGTGAGGAGTGGATCAACTCTGCGCCCAAGCACAAGCTGCTGTACGAATACTTCGGCTGGGAAATGCCGGTGCTCTGCCACCTGCCGCTGCTGCGCAACCCGGACAAGACCAAACTGTCCAAGCGCAAGAACCCCACCTCTATCCTTTATTACCAGCGCGCCGGCTTTATGCCGGAAGCCCTGCTGAACTACCTCGGTCGCATGGGCTGGTCCATGCCGGACGAGAGCGAGAAGTTCACCCTGGCTGAAATGCTCGCCCATTTCGACATCCAGCGGGTATCCCTCGGCGGCCCGGTATTCGATGTGGAGAAACTGAGCTGGCTGAATGGTCTGTGGATCCGCGAGCTGGAAGACGAGCAGCTGGCCGACCGTCTACAGCAGTGGCTGCTGAACCGCGAAAACCTGCTCAAAGTGCTGCCCCAGGCCAAGGGTCGCATGGAAACCTTCGGTGACTTCCTGCCGTTGGTCAGCTTCCTTGCTTCTGGCAAGCTGCCGCTCAGTGAAGAGAGCTTTGCTGGCAACAAGCTGGCGCTGGACGACCAGAAGAAGCTACTGCAATTCACCCTGTGGAGGCTGGAAGCGCTGCGCAGCTGGAGCAAAGACACCATCTTTGCCACCGTCAAAGAGCTGTCTAACCAGATGGACATCAAGCTGAAGGACTTCAATGCGCCCTTGTTTGTGGCCATCAGCGGCACCACCGCCAGCTTCTCGGTGATGGACGCCATGGAACTGCTCGGCCCCGACCTCAGCCGCGCCCGTCTGCGCCAGGCCGTCGAGGTACTGGGCGGTGCTGGCAAGAAGGTGCTGAAGCGCTGGGAAAAAGAGTTCGCGAGCCTCGGCTAA
- a CDS encoding TcfC E-set like domain-containing protein: MKRALPLSFFCSLFIVGSNSVHAAAAAAFSMETAAPAGFEDITEPATVVVDVYYGGRLLSANQRATVTPNTFQFETPDEILQFLPALKQPERIVDRLQETLPANSARACKNSVRSGCGVLDAEVVEVIYDSSKFRVDLFIGPDFLYTSEILADPFLPAATNRFAVSQQFSGSWSGSQSDGDDQVQSNQSYTLNSESIVSFGESSVRGNLFFSESPDSPQGASRLEVSDLYWTRDFRGRAVSAGLFQPSGNSSRFLGLGSIYGLEFYRSDNTRIDTHINSGTPIEVHMPTRGRVEVFRDGRLIHSEMLEAGNQLVRSISFPQGAYDVVVKTFTESGQPLAEFQQYFTKDSRLPPIGLWNWNLMLGAPVDISSERSIPEPGEDYFIQLGAGRRVQENWGLTGGITAGQQSQMLELGVRWLSDYVDVTPEFVITDSGRTGSRIGVSFRSEWASLTFQQAEVDKAPASSETDFLASAYNYRIANLFVPVGKGRFTARYSERDNVQELNSPLVQLPGNSLATSRLHTLEFQYPWLRNRFWNGDLRFGYSEGDQEQLWSLNFQLRYNRGRWGNAGYLRSESSDPIGDNHYAGFNSVWNDRDLWAAEVQQSMNLEAGAGNQALRSLTRIAGHRGNLTSSINYLAADSDTLSYTGGFSTTLATDGEHFSWGGETGHDSAVLVDIVGAPDEDFEVLVDGNRRGYAKGGQRSLISVPAFESYQINVKPLGSGFYDYQNTLETVTIYPGNMVNTQIEMKTLILVMGQLTRSGVPVAGATFRIGNQRVKSDANGLFQLEYYALPGKRTFDHVILNQCKVPVDALASDTHWVNLGTLDLDNAVCDNQQEGGALASH; the protein is encoded by the coding sequence ATGAAGCGCGCCCTCCCCCTAAGCTTCTTCTGCAGCCTGTTTATCGTGGGCAGCAATTCCGTGCATGCGGCGGCCGCTGCTGCATTCTCTATGGAAACCGCGGCACCGGCAGGCTTTGAGGACATTACCGAACCAGCCACTGTGGTGGTGGATGTCTATTACGGTGGACGACTTCTCAGCGCAAACCAACGCGCGACGGTTACGCCAAACACCTTCCAGTTTGAAACACCCGATGAAATTCTTCAGTTTCTGCCCGCGCTTAAACAGCCTGAGCGTATTGTTGATCGGTTACAGGAGACACTTCCGGCAAACTCCGCAAGAGCCTGCAAAAACAGCGTGCGCTCTGGATGTGGCGTGCTCGATGCCGAGGTAGTGGAGGTGATTTACGATTCCAGCAAGTTTCGCGTCGACCTGTTTATCGGCCCGGATTTTCTTTACACCAGTGAAATCCTTGCCGACCCTTTCCTTCCGGCAGCCACTAACCGGTTCGCGGTAAGCCAGCAGTTTTCCGGCAGCTGGTCCGGCTCGCAGAGTGACGGAGACGATCAGGTACAGAGCAACCAGAGTTACACGCTGAACTCGGAGTCGATCGTCAGCTTCGGAGAGTCCTCGGTTCGCGGAAACCTGTTTTTCAGTGAAAGCCCAGACAGCCCACAAGGCGCGTCCCGGCTCGAGGTTTCCGATCTGTACTGGACCCGGGATTTTCGCGGGCGCGCGGTTTCCGCGGGCCTGTTCCAGCCCAGTGGTAACAGCTCGCGCTTTCTCGGGCTGGGCAGTATTTACGGCCTGGAATTTTATCGATCCGATAACACCCGTATCGATACCCATATCAATTCAGGCACCCCCATTGAGGTTCACATGCCCACGCGCGGGCGCGTGGAAGTGTTTCGCGATGGCCGCCTGATCCATAGCGAAATGCTCGAGGCGGGTAACCAGCTGGTGCGCAGTATCAGCTTTCCCCAGGGAGCCTACGATGTTGTGGTAAAAACCTTTACCGAATCCGGGCAGCCATTGGCGGAATTCCAGCAGTATTTCACCAAGGACTCACGACTTCCCCCGATCGGCCTGTGGAACTGGAACCTGATGCTCGGCGCACCCGTGGACATTTCCAGTGAGCGCAGTATCCCCGAGCCTGGCGAGGATTATTTTATACAGCTGGGCGCTGGTCGCAGGGTTCAGGAAAACTGGGGCCTAACCGGAGGGATTACCGCCGGACAGCAATCCCAGATGCTGGAACTCGGCGTGCGCTGGCTGAGCGACTACGTGGATGTAACGCCGGAGTTCGTGATCACGGATTCCGGGCGCACCGGCTCGCGAATCGGTGTTTCATTTCGCAGCGAGTGGGCGTCGCTGACGTTTCAGCAGGCCGAAGTCGACAAAGCACCTGCGAGTTCAGAAACCGACTTCCTCGCTTCGGCCTATAACTATCGCATCGCCAACCTGTTTGTGCCGGTGGGCAAAGGCCGCTTCACCGCCCGCTACAGTGAGCGCGATAATGTTCAGGAGTTGAATAGCCCACTGGTACAGTTGCCCGGTAACAGTCTCGCGACCTCGCGCCTGCACACATTGGAATTTCAGTACCCCTGGTTGCGAAACCGCTTCTGGAATGGCGACCTGCGCTTCGGCTACAGCGAAGGTGACCAGGAGCAGCTTTGGTCGCTGAATTTTCAGCTGCGCTACAATCGCGGACGCTGGGGGAACGCGGGTTACCTGCGCTCCGAGTCCAGTGATCCAATTGGCGATAACCACTATGCCGGTTTCAACAGCGTATGGAATGACCGCGACTTGTGGGCCGCTGAAGTGCAGCAGAGTATGAATCTTGAGGCGGGTGCCGGTAACCAGGCACTCCGCAGTCTGACGCGCATTGCCGGACATCGCGGGAATCTCACATCCAGTATCAATTACCTCGCCGCCGACAGTGATACCCTGAGCTACACCGGGGGATTCAGCACCACCCTGGCCACCGATGGGGAACACTTTTCCTGGGGAGGCGAAACCGGTCACGACAGCGCGGTTCTGGTAGATATTGTCGGTGCGCCTGACGAGGACTTCGAGGTATTGGTAGATGGAAACCGCCGCGGCTACGCGAAAGGCGGGCAGCGCTCGTTGATCAGCGTGCCGGCGTTTGAGAGCTACCAGATCAACGTCAAGCCGCTAGGCAGCGGTTTTTACGATTACCAGAACACATTAGAAACGGTGACGATCTACCCGGGTAATATGGTCAACACCCAGATCGAAATGAAAACCCTGATACTGGTGATGGGCCAGCTCACCCGCAGCGGCGTGCCGGTTGCCGGCGCCACCTTCCGCATCGGCAATCAGCGGGTAAAATCGGACGCAAACGGACTGTTCCAGCTCGAATACTACGCGCTGCCCGGAAAAAGAACGTTCGATCATGTGATTCTGAATCAGTGTAAGGTACCGGTCGATGCATTGGCGTCTGACACGCACTGGGTCAATCTGGGCACTCTGGATCTAGATAATGCGGTTTGCGACAACCAACAGGAGGGTGGCGCACTTGCATCCCATTAA
- a CDS encoding molecular chaperone, whose product MKKILAVLFACVISPAWGAMSLDKMIVYLKSVPNARDDIVVRNPDDAPLYLQTEIFRVENPGAENQTLVPVTDPKDFKLLVSPSKAVIAPGEERRFRLMSIESNVDSEKVYRVTFRPVVGEIQTEATGLKLLVAFQAVVFVQPVNGQFDLALSGSGSRRQLKNTGNVNVEISSAAYCSSPSQCENIGPLGRVYPGGEKTVELPGERGHIEVRAFDGKEARLITLPL is encoded by the coding sequence ATGAAAAAAATACTGGCCGTACTATTCGCCTGCGTGATCAGCCCGGCCTGGGGCGCCATGTCACTGGATAAAATGATTGTGTACCTCAAGTCGGTGCCCAACGCGCGCGATGATATTGTCGTGCGCAATCCCGATGACGCCCCCCTGTATTTGCAGACGGAAATATTTCGCGTCGAAAATCCCGGTGCAGAAAATCAGACCCTGGTGCCGGTGACTGATCCAAAAGATTTCAAATTACTGGTGAGCCCTTCCAAGGCGGTGATTGCACCGGGCGAAGAACGGCGCTTTCGCCTGATGTCGATCGAGTCCAATGTCGATTCGGAAAAAGTGTATCGGGTGACCTTCCGGCCGGTTGTGGGGGAAATACAAACCGAGGCTACCGGGCTGAAGTTGCTGGTGGCGTTTCAGGCAGTGGTATTTGTGCAGCCGGTGAACGGACAGTTCGATCTGGCATTGAGTGGTAGCGGCAGTCGCCGGCAGCTTAAAAATACCGGCAACGTCAATGTGGAAATCAGCAGTGCAGCCTATTGTTCTTCGCCCTCTCAGTGTGAAAATATCGGGCCGTTAGGGCGAGTGTACCCCGGTGGGGAAAAAACCGTGGAGCTTCCCGGGGAGCGCGGACATATCGAAGTACGCGCGTTTGATGGCAAGGAAGCCAGGCTGATCACGTTACCGCTTTGA
- a CDS encoding glycerophosphodiester phosphodiesterase family protein: protein MLIAHLGDKIHHPENTLAAFEAAHGLGACAIATEVQFSKDRTAWCCAGEGMDFVQAGISTPLHRLKDRDLKALPLSSFQQLVDWAGRHRHLEWFVELNPETLAHMGAEAAIRALRDEISGCTDAFVILASDLRSLRLARNLGFYQVALRVPSVARCLSADVVTLAPDFLFIDHATVDCQELPPGPWQWVVQEINTAQGAVHWHHRGAHHILTGNLPLLMRSREASNVYGI, encoded by the coding sequence ATGCTGATTGCGCATTTGGGCGACAAAATTCACCACCCGGAAAATACCCTTGCCGCCTTTGAGGCCGCACATGGTCTCGGCGCCTGCGCCATTGCGACCGAGGTGCAGTTCAGCAAGGACCGCACGGCGTGGTGCTGTGCCGGTGAGGGGATGGACTTTGTTCAGGCGGGTATTTCAACGCCGCTCCACCGCCTGAAAGACCGCGACCTCAAGGCGCTGCCTCTCAGCAGCTTCCAGCAGCTGGTGGACTGGGCCGGCCGCCACCGGCACCTGGAGTGGTTTGTGGAATTGAATCCGGAGACCCTCGCGCACATGGGCGCGGAGGCGGCGATCCGCGCACTGCGCGATGAAATTTCGGGTTGTACCGATGCGTTTGTGATACTCGCGTCCGACTTGCGCAGCCTGCGGCTTGCCCGCAATCTGGGTTTCTATCAGGTGGCGCTGCGCGTGCCGAGTGTCGCGCGCTGCCTTTCTGCCGATGTCGTTACGCTGGCGCCAGATTTCCTGTTTATCGACCACGCAACGGTAGATTGTCAGGAACTGCCACCGGGTCCCTGGCAGTGGGTGGTTCAGGAGATCAATACCGCGCAGGGGGCGGTTCATTGGCACCATCGTGGTGCACACCACATACTGACGGGCAACCTGCCGCTGTTGATGCGCTCCCGGGAGGCCAGCAATGTCTATGGAATATGA
- a CDS encoding glycerol-3-phosphate dehydrogenase/oxidase, protein MSMEYDVLVVGAGIQGAGVAEALTAAGHRVAILEQESVAYGTSSRSSKLIHGGLRYLESGQFSLVYECLKERRWLLANKPDLVHMVPFLIPVYRHSRRPSWKIRLGLSFYALLSGLFSSYARFRSISTQDYDALCGLNSDDLLAVYRYYDAQTDDAALTREVIQTAVRGGAELLCPASLVGAEVTDKFVRVDYFHNGQLNTLHCRALVNCSGPWIEETNSKCAPSAKLPPLELVAGTHIQVPLKLANKIFYVEAEDGRAVFVMPWQGETLIGTTERPYHGDPAEVAPTLEEKAYLLRTLKQYFPETRPLQLSDLSDSWAGLRVLPHASDNPFSRSRETMICTDNPKCPRIVAVAGGKLTSYRATARSVVKKLRPLLASKEDLAPAPASHSTGTREDAKERNL, encoded by the coding sequence ATGTCTATGGAATATGATGTGCTGGTGGTCGGTGCCGGGATTCAGGGAGCCGGTGTCGCGGAAGCGCTGACAGCTGCCGGGCACCGGGTGGCCATTCTGGAACAGGAATCCGTGGCTTACGGCACTTCTTCCCGTTCCTCCAAGCTGATTCACGGTGGGCTGCGCTATCTGGAGAGTGGGCAGTTCTCGCTGGTTTACGAGTGCCTGAAGGAGCGCCGTTGGCTACTGGCCAACAAGCCGGACCTGGTACACATGGTGCCCTTCCTGATCCCGGTGTACCGGCACAGCCGTCGCCCGAGCTGGAAAATACGCCTGGGGCTCAGTTTTTACGCCCTGCTGTCCGGGCTGTTTTCCTCCTACGCCCGTTTCCGCTCGATAAGCACGCAGGATTACGATGCGCTGTGCGGGCTCAACAGCGATGATTTGCTGGCAGTATACCGCTACTACGACGCGCAAACCGACGATGCGGCGCTGACGCGAGAAGTCATCCAGACCGCGGTGCGTGGTGGCGCCGAGCTGCTCTGCCCGGCAAGCCTGGTGGGAGCGGAGGTGACCGACAAGTTCGTGCGGGTCGATTACTTCCACAATGGCCAGCTCAACACCCTGCACTGCCGCGCCCTGGTGAACTGCAGCGGGCCGTGGATTGAGGAAACCAACAGCAAGTGCGCGCCCAGCGCGAAACTGCCACCACTGGAACTGGTTGCCGGTACACATATTCAGGTGCCATTGAAGCTCGCCAATAAAATCTTTTATGTGGAAGCGGAAGACGGCAGGGCGGTGTTCGTGATGCCGTGGCAGGGCGAAACCCTGATTGGCACCACCGAGCGCCCCTACCACGGTGATCCCGCCGAGGTGGCCCCCACGCTGGAGGAGAAAGCCTACCTGCTGCGCACGCTAAAGCAGTACTTCCCGGAGACACGGCCACTGCAATTGAGCGACCTGAGCGACAGCTGGGCGGGGCTGCGGGTGCTGCCGCATGCCAGCGACAACCCCTTCTCCCGCAGCCGCGAAACCATGATCTGCACCGACAACCCCAAGTGCCCGCGGATCGTCGCCGTGGCCGGCGGCAAGCTCACCAGTTACCGCGCTACCGCGCGCAGTGTGGTAAAGAAGCTGCGCCCGCTGCTTGCCAGTAAAGAGGACTTGGCGCCCGCACCCGCCTCCCACAGCACCGGTACCCGCGAGGACGCCAAAGAGCGCAACCTGTGA
- the dusA gene encoding tRNA dihydrouridine(20/20a) synthase DusA, whose amino-acid sequence MSESSPSPTSPTPITAGTATAVSHRFCTAPLMDWSDRHCRYFWRQFSKHALLYTEMVTTGAILFGDQQSHLDFNVEEQPVALQLGGSDPQDLARCAEIAERWGYSEVNLNCGCPSDRVKKGRFGACLMAEPDLVAECLGAMQSAVSIPVTVKHRIGIDDMEDYPGLTRFVEAQARAGITTFIVHARKAWLNGLSPKENREVPPLKYEMVYQLKQDFPELEIVLNGGINTLDECRAHLQQLDGVMLGRAAYQTPGLLAGVDAALFDGEPGPTPAEVVRNMLPYIERELSRGQRLNHITRHMMGLFQGVPGARRFRRHLSEHAHTAGAGPEVLEHALTLVTQAA is encoded by the coding sequence ATGTCCGAATCGTCCCCATCCCCAACTTCCCCCACGCCCATCACCGCGGGAACGGCAACGGCTGTTTCACACCGTTTCTGCACCGCACCACTGATGGACTGGAGCGACCGTCACTGCCGTTATTTCTGGCGGCAGTTCAGCAAGCACGCCCTGCTCTACACCGAAATGGTCACCACCGGCGCCATCCTGTTTGGCGACCAGCAGAGTCACCTGGATTTCAATGTGGAAGAGCAGCCGGTGGCGCTGCAATTGGGCGGCAGTGATCCACAGGACCTGGCGCGCTGTGCGGAAATTGCCGAGCGCTGGGGTTACAGCGAAGTGAACCTGAACTGTGGCTGCCCCAGTGACCGGGTGAAGAAAGGACGCTTCGGTGCCTGCCTGATGGCCGAGCCGGATCTGGTGGCCGAGTGCCTGGGGGCGATGCAGAGTGCGGTATCGATACCCGTCACCGTGAAGCACCGTATCGGTATTGACGATATGGAGGACTACCCGGGGCTCACGCGCTTTGTGGAAGCGCAGGCACGGGCCGGCATCACTACGTTTATTGTGCATGCGCGCAAGGCCTGGCTGAACGGCTTGAGCCCCAAGGAAAACCGCGAAGTGCCGCCACTGAAATACGAAATGGTGTACCAGCTGAAGCAGGATTTCCCCGAGCTGGAAATTGTCCTCAATGGCGGCATCAACACGCTGGATGAGTGCCGCGCGCATCTGCAACAACTGGATGGTGTTATGCTCGGGCGCGCGGCGTACCAGACGCCGGGCCTGCTCGCCGGGGTGGATGCCGCACTGTTTGACGGTGAACCCGGGCCAACACCCGCCGAGGTGGTACGCAACATGCTGCCGTACATCGAGCGGGAACTGTCGCGCGGTCAGCGCCTGAATCATATTACCCGACACATGATGGGGCTGTTCCAGGGCGTGCCGGGGGCACGACGCTTCCGCCGACACCTGAGTGAGCACGCACATACCGCGGGCGCCGGACCGGAAGTACTGGAACACGCTTTGACGCTGGTCACGCAAGCCGCCTGA
- the tal gene encoding transaldolase gives MNKLEQLKQRSLVVADTGDIEAIRRYQPEDATTNPSLLYKAAQLPQYQQHLKDSIAWAEQKGGDVIALAAMKLAVAIGYEILQIVPGVVSTEVDARLSFDTTASIEYARQLVAMYEQAGVDRERVLIKLASTWEGISAASVLEREGIHCNLTLLFNQCQAVACAEAGVTLISPFVGRILDWYKASTGRDDYTAKDDPGVLSVTSIYEYYKSREYPTIVMGASFRNTGEIEALAGCDKLTISPQLLQELQDDNGTLADGLNSDIPSQARPAAPMREAEFRYQLNADAMATEKLAEGIRNFVADQLKLEELLQNAR, from the coding sequence ATGAACAAACTGGAGCAACTCAAACAGCGCAGCCTGGTGGTCGCCGATACCGGGGACATCGAAGCCATTCGCCGCTATCAGCCGGAAGATGCCACCACCAACCCATCACTGCTGTACAAGGCCGCTCAGCTTCCCCAGTACCAGCAACACCTGAAGGACTCCATCGCCTGGGCGGAACAGAAAGGCGGCGATGTGATCGCCCTCGCCGCGATGAAACTGGCGGTGGCCATCGGTTATGAGATTTTGCAAATTGTTCCTGGAGTGGTATCTACCGAAGTGGACGCGCGCCTGTCGTTCGACACCACCGCCAGTATTGAATACGCACGCCAACTGGTAGCCATGTACGAGCAGGCGGGTGTCGATCGCGAGCGGGTTCTGATCAAACTTGCCTCGACCTGGGAGGGCATCAGCGCGGCCTCGGTGCTGGAGCGCGAGGGCATCCACTGCAACCTGACCCTGCTGTTCAACCAATGCCAGGCGGTGGCCTGCGCCGAAGCCGGCGTCACCCTGATCTCCCCGTTTGTGGGCCGTATCCTCGACTGGTACAAGGCCAGCACCGGGCGGGATGACTACACTGCGAAAGACGACCCCGGCGTGCTCTCCGTGACCAGCATCTATGAGTACTACAAGTCCCGCGAGTACCCCACCATCGTGATGGGCGCCAGCTTCCGCAATACCGGCGAGATCGAGGCCCTGGCAGGCTGTGACAAGCTCACCATCAGCCCGCAACTGCTGCAGGAGCTACAGGATGACAACGGCACCCTCGCCGATGGACTCAATAGCGACATCCCCAGCCAGGCGCGCCCTGCCGCCCCGATGCGGGAGGCGGAATTCCGCTACCAGCTGAATGCGGACGCCATGGCCACGGAGAAGCTGGCGGAGGGTATCCGCAATTTTGTTGCGGATCAGTTGAAGCTCGAGGAACTGTTACAAAACGCGCGCTAA
- a CDS encoding TerB family tellurite resistance protein: protein MLQQIRKLFDQIGRGESVEVRTEKDVRMISAALMAEIATADQKVDEREHAALVRLLREHYQLEEETAHSMVEQALADRNEATSLYEFTQTVNDNFSERDKYLLIKQMWEVAFADGEIDAFEEHLIRRVAELIYLPHGLFTRARAEARDRDIES, encoded by the coding sequence ATGTTGCAGCAGATTCGCAAACTGTTCGACCAGATCGGCCGCGGAGAGAGTGTGGAGGTGCGCACCGAAAAAGACGTGCGCATGATCAGCGCTGCACTGATGGCGGAAATCGCTACCGCAGACCAGAAGGTGGATGAGCGCGAGCACGCGGCACTGGTGCGCCTGTTGCGGGAACATTACCAGCTCGAAGAGGAAACCGCCCACAGCATGGTGGAACAGGCCTTGGCAGATCGCAATGAGGCCACCTCACTCTACGAGTTCACGCAGACGGTGAATGACAACTTCAGTGAGCGGGACAAATATTTGCTGATCAAGCAGATGTGGGAAGTGGCGTTTGCAGATGGGGAGATAGACGCCTTTGAGGAGCACCTGATCCGGCGTGTAGCGGAGCTGATCTACCTGCCCCATGGCCTGTTTACCCGCGCCCGCGCCGAGGCTCGCGACCGGGATATTGAATCCTGA
- a CDS encoding STAS domain-containing protein, with amino-acid sequence MQIELGLHKELCRGHKPQIIHLAPGSGQEQGAREVTMQSGQIMVGDHQGIYVVKLVGDVRLNLCTSFDSFIDKMFSHSEFRGVVFDMHETQGVDSTTLGLMAKIAFRSAERKGGRPLVLCEDRGLLHLLDSMGFDALMDISSDADNDAYQAEPAPLKCNTPDEQSAREMVLEAHRVLMSMNEQNEATFRDLVHALESEQTAKAAANH; translated from the coding sequence GTGCAGATTGAGCTAGGCTTGCACAAGGAACTGTGCCGCGGTCACAAGCCGCAAATCATCCATCTCGCCCCTGGCTCGGGACAAGAGCAGGGAGCGCGTGAGGTTACTATGCAGTCCGGGCAGATCATGGTTGGCGACCACCAGGGCATCTACGTGGTGAAGCTGGTTGGCGATGTACGCCTCAATTTGTGTACGTCTTTCGATAGTTTTATCGACAAGATGTTTTCCCACAGCGAATTCCGCGGTGTGGTGTTTGATATGCACGAAACCCAGGGGGTCGATAGCACCACACTGGGGCTCATGGCGAAAATTGCATTCCGCAGTGCCGAGCGCAAGGGCGGCCGGCCGCTGGTGCTGTGCGAAGACCGCGGGCTACTGCACCTGCTGGACTCGATGGGATTTGACGCGCTGATGGATATCTCGTCCGATGCCGATAACGACGCCTATCAGGCGGAGCCAGCCCCCCTCAAGTGCAATACACCGGACGAGCAAAGCGCGCGGGAAATGGTGCTGGAAGCGCACCGTGTATTGATGAGCATGAACGAGCAGAACGAAGCCACGTTCCGCGACCTGGTGCATGCGCTGGAGAGTGAGCAGACCGCGAAGGCGGCCGCAAACCACTAG